One Littorina saxatilis isolate snail1 linkage group LG12, US_GU_Lsax_2.0, whole genome shotgun sequence genomic region harbors:
- the LOC138981701 gene encoding insulin-induced gene 2 protein-like → MVSTKCLVLRGSVLFTLGVFFSLVLNLLQVQRQVTIFPPEVLASLFSSAWWVAPSCGTAAAVIGLLYPCLDKYLGEDICTKGEWSSVMRCVAVFVGINHASAKIDFANNIQLSVSLAAMSIGLWWLFDRSRSGFGLGVGIAVLATFVTQLLVYNDVYRYTEPDFLFVRSWLPCVFFSGGVTMGNIGRQLAAYDADADRKKAKVD, encoded by the exons ATGGTGTCAACAAAGTGTTTAGTTCTGCGCGGCTCTGTCCTCTTCACATTGGGAGTGTTTTTCTCCCTGGTGCTCAACCTGCTGCAAGTCCAGCGGCAGGTGACGATCTTCCCTCCTGAAGTTCTGGCGTCCCTCTTTTCTTCGGCCTGGTGGGTGGCACCAAGCTGTGGCACTGCTGCTG ctgtgATTGGTTTACTATACCCGTGTCTAGACAAGTACCTGGGAGAAGACATCTGTACCAAGGGCGAGTGGTCCAGTGTGATGCGCtgtgttgctgtttttgtgggAATCAACCATGCCAGTGCT AAAATTGATTTTGCCAACAATATTCAGCTGTCTGTCAGCTTGGCAGCTATGTCCATTGGTCTGTGGTGGCTGTTTGACCGATCACGCAGTGGCTTTGGGCTCGGTGTGGGCATTGCAGTGCTGGCTACATTCGTAACACAACTTTTGGTCTACAACGATGTATACag GTacactgaacctgatttcttGTTTGTGCGCTCCTGGCTTCCCTGTGTATTTTTCTCTGGAGGTGTTACCATGGGCAACATCGGAAGACAGTTGGCTGCT